In the genome of Triticum urartu cultivar G1812 chromosome 5, Tu2.1, whole genome shotgun sequence, one region contains:
- the LOC125556592 gene encoding uncharacterized protein LOC125556592: MEGGSQTPPAAAIVSKVLDDDDLLVEILLHIGFPTTLVRAALVCKRWLGHASEPAFLRRFRELHPPRLLGFYVDDRYCDSAPPTFVRMLPQPAELSAIVRRTNFSPYRRLSPGMLDCRNGSVFVTLYTDKSALGVHSPLCHGGGLAILPSLPRPQLSFGSSCTFRKVLSKQGDGLSYYYVYVESSNRESRMHVYMMQDGSWRRHHLLDISQLPRPRSTPKAVLVRNKIYMAAGPSDILVLDLATSSFSIVQLPQGVEHGNGGTTMLSRAGDASGVYLIHVKEFQLRIWLRKGGNWLLLDSICLHEMCANLRKSDSTIKDGHTVLLVDQVVEYGDFVFLQMGGCVLHLDIRCRTLRKVYEYKSTPFGDIHPFMMIWPPIFPAVKYDPARFVFWPLY, encoded by the coding sequence ATGGAGGGCGGCAGCCAGACGCCGCCGGCAGCGGCCATTGTATCCAAGGTGCTCGACGACGACGACCTACTCGTAGAGATCCTTCTCCACATCGGCTTCCCCACCACCCTCGTCCGCGCCGCCCTCGTCTGCAAGCGCTGGCTGGGGCACGCCTCCGAACCGGCCTTCCTCCGCCGTTTCCGCGAGCTCCACCCGCCCCGCCTCCTCGGCTTCTACGTCGACGACAGGTACTGTGACTCCGCTCCACCAACCTTCGTCCGGATGCTGCCTCAGCCCGCGGAGCTCTCTGCCATCGTTCGCCGCACAAATTTCAGCCCCTACCGGAGGCTATCGCCCGGCATGCTCGACTGTCGGAACGGCAGCGTATTCGTCACCTTGTACACAGACAAGAGCGCTCTTGGGGTGCACAGCCCGCTGTGCCATGGGGGAGGTCTGGCCATCCTTCCATCACTCCCACGCCCTCAACTCTCCTTCGGCAGTTCCTGCACTTTCAGAAAAGTCCTCTCCAAGCAAGGGGATGGCCTGTCCTACTACTACGTGTATGTGGAGTCTAGCAACCGAGAATCTAGGATGCATGTATACATGATGCAGGATGGTTCCTGGCGCAGGCATCATCTCTTGGACATAAGCCAACTCCCTCGTCCGCGCTCGACACCAAAAGCTGTGCTCGTCCGCAATAAAATTTATATGGCGGCAGGCCCAAGCGACATTCTTGTCTTGGATTTGGCGACCTCGAGTTTCTCCATTGTTCAGCTTCCACAAGGAGTGGAGCATGGCAACGGAGGCACCACCATGTTGTCACGGGCCGGTGATGCTTCTGGTGTATATCTCATCCATGTTAAGGAGTTTCAACTCCGCATCTGGCTCCGCAAGGGGGGCAACTGGTTGCTGCTCGATAGCATCTGTCTGCATGAAATGTGTGCTAATTTGAGGAAGTCGGATTCCACAATCAAGGATGGGCATACTGTTCTTCTCGTGGACCAGGTGGTGGAGTATGGCGACTTTGTGTTCTTGCAGATGGGTGGATGTGTACTGCACTTGGATATCAGGTGCAGGACACTGCGTAAGGTGTATGAATACAAAAGCACTCCTTTCGGTGATATTCATCCTTTTATGATGATCTGGCCTCCCATATTCCCCGCGGTCAAGTATGATCCTGCAAGGTTCGTCTTCTGGCCTTTATATTAG